The proteins below come from a single Erinaceus europaeus chromosome 20, mEriEur2.1, whole genome shotgun sequence genomic window:
- the ZW10 gene encoding centromere/kinetochore protein zw10 homolog, giving the protein MASFVTEVLAHSGRLEKEDLGTQISRLTRQVEEIKGEVCSLISKKYNEFLPSMQSAQDLVSQVDRLTDDIDQLKSRIEREVRRDLHISTAEFTDLKHQLERDSVVLSLLKQLQEFSTAIEEYNCALTVKKYVTAAQHLEEAQKCLNLIKSRKCFDLKMLKSLSMEFTIQKQNILYQLGEDWQKLVIWKFPPSKDTSNLESCLQTELHLHTEQPEKEEKNPAPSITSVLLAFSILGELPAKLKSFGQMLLKYILKPLSSCSSLHAVSETHPNVIIIRFESVTTDLEHPLPCEVFANIRLVLEVLQKQFLDLPLNNDLENEKPSKIILAEMLGDLIWEDLSECLIKNCLVYSIPTNSSKLQQYEEIIQSTEEFENALKEMRFLKGDTTDLLKYARNINSHFANKKCQDVIVMARNLMTSEIHNTVKITPDSQIRVPDLPSPDEDIKLVVQEVSTPQYNKVAHLEPENTLDPHSFSLPMCRISESVKKLMELVYQTLVEAATSSDQCAVQLFYSVRNIFHLFHDVVPTYHKENLQKLPQLAAIHHNNCMYIAHHLLTLGHQFRSRLAPILCDGTTTFVDLVPGFRRLGTECLLAQMRTQKGELLERLSSARNFSNMDDEENYSAATKAVRQVLHQLKRLGIVWQDVLPVNIYCKAMGTLLNTVISELIGRITALEDISTEDGDRLHSICKTVMDEGPQVFAPLSEENKNKKYQEEVPVYVPKWMSFKELMLMLQASLQEIGDRWADGKGPLAAAFSSSEVKALIRALFQNTERRAAALAKIK; this is encoded by the exons ATGGCCTCATTCGTGACGGAAGTCCTGGCGCATTCGGGGAGGCTGGAGAAGGAAGATCTGGGCACTCAGATCAGCCGCCTCACCCGGCAGGTGGAAGAGATCAAG ggtGAAGTATGTAGTTTAATCAGCAAAAAGTATAATGAGTTCCTGCCTAGCATGCAAagtgcacaggacctggtctCCCAGGTGGACAGACTAACTGATGACATCGACCAGCTGAAATccaggatagagagagaa GTTCGACGAGATCTCCATATATCAACTGCTGAATTCACAGACTTGAAGCACCAGTTGGAAAGAGACTCAGTAGTCTTAAGTTTGCTTAAACAGCTGCAAGAG TTTTCTACTGCTATTGAAGAATATAATTGTGCATTAACTGTGAAGAAGTATGTCACTGCAGCTCAGCATTTAGAAGAG GCACAGAAATGCTTGAACTTAATAAAATCCAGAAAATGCTTTGATTTAAAAATGTTGAAATCTCTGAGCATGGAGTTTACAATACAGAAACAGAACATACTTTATCAACTTGGAGAAGATTGGCAGAAGCTGGTTATATGGaaattcccaccatccaaag ataCTAGCAACTTGGAGTCTTGTCTACAAACAGAACTTCATTTACACACTGAACagcctgagaaggaagagaagaatccTGCGCCATCCATCACTTCTGTTCTCTTGGCATTTTCTATTCTTGGGGAACTACCTGCCAAACTGAAGTCATTTG GTCAGATGCTTCTAAAATATATCCTCAAGCCTCTTTCATCCTGTTCATCTCTTCATGCTGTGTCAGAAACCCACCCCAATGTCATTATTATTCGTTTTGAATCTGTGACAACTGACTTGGAACATCCACTGCCGTGTGAAGTTTTTGCAAATATCAGATTGGTATTGGAAGTGCTACAGAAACAGTTTCTAG ATTTGCCTCTTAACAATGACCTTGaaaatgaaaagccatctaagaTCATATTGGCTGAGATGCTTGGTGACTTGATCTGGGAGGACTTGTCCGAGTGCCTCATTAAAAACTGTTTGGTTTATTCTATCCCAACAAATAGCAGTAAGTTACAGCAGTATGAAGAG aTCATACAGTCCACTGAAGAATTTGAAAATGCTCTAAAggaaatgagatttttaaaaggagataCTACTGATTTACTAAAATATGCTCGAAACATCAATTCTCATTTTGCTAACAAGAAGTGTCAGGATGTGATTGTGATGGCTAGAAACCTAATGACCTCTGAAATTCACAACACTGTGAAG ATTACCCCTGATTCTCAGATAAGGGTGCCAGACTTGCCCAGTCCTGATGAAGACATCAAGTTAGTGGTTCAAGAAGTGTCCACACCTCAGTACAACAAAGTGGCTCATTTAGAGCCGGAGAACACATTGGACCCACATTCCTTTTCTTTGCCCATGTGCCGCATCAGTGAATCTGTGAAAAAACTAATGGAACTCGTCTATCAGACTTTGGTCGAGGCAGCAACCAGCAGTGATCAATG TGCTGTTCAACTTTTCTACTCAGTGAGGAATATCTTCCACTTATTCCACGATGTTGTACCAACATATCACAA GGAGAACCTTCAAAAGCTGCCCCAGTTGGCTGCCATTCACCACAACAACTGTATGTATATTGCTCATCACTTGCTGACCCTTGGGCATCAGTTCAGATCTCGTCTTGCCCCCATTCTCTGTGACGGCACTACTACTTTTGTGGATCTTGTTCCTGGCTTTAGGAGACTTG GGACAGAGTGTCTCTTGGCCCAAATGCGGACACAGAAAGGAGAACTTCTGGAACGATTATCAAGTGCTAGAAACTTTTCAAATATGGATGATGAAGAGAATTATTCTGCGGCAACTAAAGCAGTCCGGCAG GTACTTCACCAGTTAAAGAGACTTGGAATCGTGTGGCAGGATGTTCTGCCAGTGAATATATATTGCAAGGCGATGGGGACTTTACTCAATACAGTGATTTCTGAGCTCATTGGCAGAATCACTGCTCTGGAG GACATCTCCACTGAAGATGGCGATAGATTGCATTCCATATGCAAAACTGTGATGGATGAGGGACCGCAAGTATTTGCACCTCTgtctgaagaaaacaaaaacaagaaatacCAAGAAGAGGTTCCAGTCTATGTGCCAAAATGGATGTCATTCAAAGAACTGATGCTGATGTTACAAGCCAGCCTACAAGAAATCGGAGATCG